Proteins encoded together in one Microcaecilia unicolor chromosome 3, aMicUni1.1, whole genome shotgun sequence window:
- the LOC115464563 gene encoding vomeronasal type-2 receptor 26-like, producing the protein MLRSRKRSTSLASVRVWRTFENWCQEQGYVPLRASVVEVLDFLQDGLERGLSLSSLKVQVSALSCFRGKVTTTGCRLELQKMTSFSMDGDFVLGVIFPAYTSVIYPFPDFREILKPAHCEGFQTRLYHDILAILFAIEEVNQNQYLLQNHTLGFRILDSCFSEVVALQDTLLLLTGGNRTIPNYKCEAHLALTGIIGELFSSVSEVMARILGVYRIPQISIQAQHPMLSDKIQFPSVLRTYPSDTLQPQAIAQLLRHFNWTWVGILASNYDTASLSSQKIRQNVEENGGCVAFLEKINDRYRTERLMRVAEVIHQSSVNIIICICYEIHFKPVLEILPVANIRPLIWIFSTQWTFKPYLFSKESWRLFNGSLVFIGFTSNIPHFTDFLYSMLPSNYQQDTFSKLFWEKAFICHWEGQNMTHMVTGKDSIPCTGEEDLKTLDPKLFQLNDLSISYHAYLAVYAYAHTLHNMIVGNAKEDDFGIDSSIHDIKPWQVLHYLWNVRFTTESGEDVYFDVNGDVPTVFDIMNINIHPDDTSELTKVGRYDSRRSPGEEIILNITAIRWNQMYNQTPHSVCSESCPVGYRNSARLGQPSCCFDCAPCSIGEIANETDTAECWKCPEDQWPNENRDKCIPKIIEFLSYQEPLGAALAAIAVTLSLVTLLILSIFYMFQDTPIVRANNRGLSYLLLCTLALCFLCCLIFIGHPTKLTCMMRQPTFGLIFTISVSCILAKTVTVIIAFKAVNPHSPLQKWVGPKTPNLFVMLGSFIQLLICIYWISSHPPYPKNNTNSESGKLIIECNDELTILFYSMLGYLGFLAIIGFIVAFLARMLPDSFNEAKFITFSMLVFVSVWLSFIPAHLSTQGKNMVAVEIFAILSSGAGLLFLIFLPKCYIILLQPEMNTKELLGRKMTTSK; encoded by the exons GAAAAGTCACAACTACAGGATGCAGACTGGAGCTCCAGAAGATGACCTCTTTCTCCATGGATGGAGACTTTGTCTTGGGGGTGATATTTCCAGCTTATACTAGTGTGATTTACCCGTTTCCTGACTTCAGAGAGATCCTTAAGCCAGCGCACTGTGAGGG ATTTCAGACACGATTATATCATGATATACTAGCCATCTTGTTTGCCATAGAAGAAGTTAACCAGAACCAGTATCTGCTACAGAACCACACCCTGGGCTTCCGGATCCTGGATTCTTGTTTTTCGGAAGTAGTTGCCCTCCAGGACACTTTGCTATTACTGACTGGTGGAAACCGAACAATCCCGAATTATAAGTGTGAAGCTCACCTGGCTCTCACGGGAATCATTGGAGAGCTTTTTTCATCGGTTTCTGAGGTCATGGCCAGAATATTAGGGGTTTACAGGATCCCCCAG ATCAGCATCCAAGCACAGCACCCAATGTTGAGTGACAAGATACAATTTCCCTCTGTCTTACGCACCTACCCTTCAGACACTCTACAACCCCAGGCCATTGCCCAGCTGCTCCGACACTTcaactggacatgggtgggaatTCTGGCCTCCAACTATGACACTGCCAGCCTAAGCAGTCAAAAGATACGACAGAATGTGGAGGAGAATGGTGGCTGTGTTGCCTTCCTTGAGAAGATCAATGATCGTTACCGTACAGAGAGATTAATGAGGGTGGCTGAGGTGATTCATCAGTCTTCGGTGAATATAATCATATGCATTTGCTATGAAATACACTTCAAGCCTGTTCTGGAGATCCTTCCTGTAGCCAACATCCGTCCCTTGATCTGGATCTTCTCAACACAATGGACATTCAAGCCCTATCTGTTCAGTAAGGAATCATGGAGACTGTTCAATGGCAGCCTGGTGTTCATTGGCTTTACCAGCAACATCCCTCACTTCACCGATTTTCTGTACAGCATGTTGCCTTCGAATTATCAACAGGACACCTTCTCCAAACTCTTCTGGGAAAAGGCATTCATATGTCATTGGGAGGGCCAGAACATGACTCATATGGTGACTGGGAAAGATAGCATCCCATGTACAGGGGAAGAGGATCTCAAAACACTGGACCCAAAGCTCTTTCAGTTGAATGATCTAAGCATTTCTTATCATGCTTACCTGGCTGTTTATGCTTATGCACACACCCTGCATAACATGATTGTGGGTAATGCCAAGGAAGATGATTTTGGTATCGACAGCAGTATTCATGATATCAAGCCATGGCAG GTCCTCCATTATCTGTGGAATGTACGTTTCACAACAGAGTCCGGAGAGGACGTCTACTTTGATGTGAATGGAGATGTGCCAACTGTCTTTGACATCATGAATATCAATATACACCCAGATGACACCAGCGAACTGACAAAAGTCGGTAGATATGATTCCAGGCGATCCCCAGGGGAAGAAATCATTCTGAATATCACTGCCATCCGTTGGAACCAGATGTATAACCAG ACCCCTCACTCTGTCTGCAGTGAGAGCTGCCCTGTTGGATACAGGAATTCTGCCAGACTGGGTCAGCCCTCCTGCTGCTTCGACTGTGCCCCTTGTTCTATCGGAGAAatagccaatgaaacag ATACAGCCGAGTGCTGGAAGTGCCCAGAAGACCAGTGGCCCAATGAGAATCGAGATAAATGCATTCCCAAAATAATAGAATTCCTGTCTTACCAGGAACCCCTGGGAGCAGCTTTGGCTGCCATTGCTGTTACCCTGTCTTTGGTCACTCTCCTCATCCTCTCCATTTTCTACATGTTTCAGGACACGCCAATTGTGAGAGCCAACAACCGTGGCCTCAGCTACCTCCTCCTCTGCACCCTCGCACTCTGCTTCCTCTGCTGTTTGATATTTATTGGCCATCCTACAAAACTCACCTGTATGATGCGCCAGCCTACATTTGGCCTCATCTTCACCATCAGTGTATCTTGCATATTAGCAAAAACAGTCACAGTGATCATTGCCTTCAAGGCCGTTAACCCCCACAGTCCCCTCCAAAAATGGGTTGGTCCCAAGACACCCAACCTATTTGTTATGCTTGGCTCTTTCATCCAACTGCTTATCTGTATTTACTGGATTTCTAGTCACCCTCCCTATCCAAAGAACAACACCAATTCTGAAAGTGGGAAGTTAATCATTGAGTGTAACGATGAGTTGACCATACTCTTCTACAGTATGTTGGGATATTTGGGCTTCTTGGCCATCATTGGCTTCATTGTGGCCTTCTTGGCTAGGATGCTACCTGACAGCTTCAATGAGGCCAAGTTTATCACCTTCAGCATGCTGGTCTTTGTGAGCGTCTGGCTGTCTTTCATTCCTGCACACCTCAGCACACAGGGAAAGAACATGGTTGCAGTGGAGATCTTTGCCATTTTGTCTTCTGGTGCTGGGTTACTCTTCCTAATCTTTCTCCCCAAATGTTACATTATTCTCCTGCAACCAGAGATGAACACTAAAGAACTCTTAGGAAGAAAAATGACAACCTCTAAATGA